DNA from Primulina huaijiensis isolate GDHJ02 unplaced genomic scaffold, ASM1229523v2 scaffold207628, whole genome shotgun sequence:
AGAAGATTAGAGAGGAGGTGGCCGATGCGGTTACGACACGGCGGCGACTGGCTGGTCTGGGCTCATCACCGCCGACTTGCAGATCAAAATGTGGGTGGTGCTCGCCGTGTAAGCCGGTGCACCTCCCGATTCATCCTGGGTTGTTTAGGCCATTAGAGTACTATCCAGAAGCTTGGCGATGCAAGTGTGGGAACAAGCTTTTCATGCCTTAAAAAGGGAGAAAAATGATAAtatagaataaaataaatatatttacgtTATTTGCCAATTAATTCTTATTGTTCT
Protein-coding regions in this window:
- the LOC140966671 gene encoding EPIDERMAL PATTERNING FACTOR-like protein 5, which codes for MTEHRRHRRDIVVSFATMVTLAFLLLASIPALGFNPTLHLISVGERKKIREEVADAVTTRRRLAGLGSSPPTCRSKCGWCSPCKPVHLPIHPGLFRPLEYYPEAWRCKCGNKLFMP